The region GCCTCGAAGCGCGCCAGCGCCTCGGGCGCGCGGCGGGCCAGTTCCTTGTCGACCTGCGGCAGTTGCTGCAGCGGATGATGCAGCGCCACGATATTCACGGCCAGCGCGTCGAGACTGCCAAGCACCCGGCCGATGTCGTCCTCGTGCACCACGCCGCGCTGCCAGGCAAAGGGATCGACGCTGTTGATGCCATGCACCCGCGCCCAGCCCGCCGCCCCGGTCGGCGCGCGGTCAGGGCTGATCGCCTCGTCGTAATCCGCATAGGGCCTGAGGAAGCGCACCGGGATATTGTAGAGCGGCACGTCATGATTGCCCGGCACCGCCATGTGCGGCGCGGTGAGGCGGGCGAGGAACTCGGCTGCCTGCCGGAACTGGCCGGGCCGGCCGCGATGGGTCAGGTCGCCCGTCACCACAACCAAATCGGCCCCAGAGCCGTTCACGCGCTCAAGCAGCGGCTCGACCAGATCCTCGCGATGAAAGCCGAAATGCAGGTCGGACAGATGCGCGATACGGGTCACGCCTCGGCCTCCGCCGTCTTGTTGGTGCCATCCGCCGGCAGCAGCACCTTCAACGCCTCGTGCCGCACCTTCAGATACAAGGGCGAGGCCATGGCGGATTTCTCGCCGTCATGGGCGACCAGCTGCCGACGCTTCTTCGGCGTCTCGATGGTCAGCTCGTCGGTCTGGATCAGGTCGAAATCATTGTCCTGCGCCGAGAACCCCAGCGCCAGCCGCAGGGCCGAGCGCATCAGCGGCAGCGGCTTGCGGGCCTTGGCGATCAGCACGGCGAATTGCCCGTCCCGGATCGCATCGGCGCCATCGAGCCCGAAGCTCTCCAGCTGGTAGGCACTGCGCGCAACGAAGACGAGCGCGGTGGTGAAATGCTTCTCTTCGCCATCCACTTTCGCGGTCAGCGACATCGGGCGGCGCAGCCGGCGCATCGCCACCAGCACGGACCAATAGGCCGCAATGCGCGAGCGTCCCCAGCGGCGATAGATGCTTTCGCGGGTCTTGAGGATATGGGGATAGATGCCGAGGCTGACATTGTTCAGAAAGACCAGCCCCTCGATCTCGCCGATATCCACCGTCTCGACCCGGGCGTCGAGGATCGTCTCCAGCGCGGGTTCAAGCTCCTCGCCGACGCCCAGATCGCGCGCGAAATAGTTGAAAGTGCCGGCCGGCAGCACGCCCATGACGACATCGGTATCGGCCAGCACCCCGGCCACCGCCGATTGCGTCCCGTCCCCGCCGGCGGCAACGATGACGTCAAATCCGTCATCAACCGCCTTGCGGGTCAGAGCGACGATATCGCTGCCCTTCGCCGTCTTGCGCAGGTCGAACTCTGCACAGGCCGGTTCCAGCGCCTCGCGGGTGGTGGTGGCATAGCTGTCATCGTCCTTGCTGCCCGAACCGAGGTTCAGGATCACGCAAACGCGGCTTTGCGACAGATCGAATGGGGTGTCCGCCATGGTGTCCTGCTCTGCTTGTGTCGGGACATAACACGCCCGGTCCGCGAGGGTTTCACCCGGAGGCAAGGACGCGACGCAAAGGAAAAGGGGCCGCCCCTCTCGGGACGGCCCCTCCTGTCAGTGCGATCCGCTGATCAGTAGCCGGATTCGCTCGAGGCCTCGTCGATCAGGTCGGCGATCTCTTCGGGATGCGAGGCGAGCGAGGCGTGGCTGGCTGCCAGTTGCACCAGGTTCTTCGGGTTCATCCGCTCGGCCATCATCTTCTGGTTGTCCGGGTGGATCTGTGGTCATGGGTCGACAGCTGGTACCAGCAGGGCTTGGCCTTCCAGGCCGGCGCGGTGACATTGTCGCCGAAGGTGCTGGCCAGCGGCGCCTTTTGCGTCACGGCCATGACCAGCGCGTCAGCTTCGGGCAGATCCTGGCAGAAGCTCTCGTGGAACTTGTCCTGCTTGATCCACAGATAGCCGTCGCTGTCCGGTGCCAGGTTCGGGAAGGCCTGCGGCGGGTGCGCCTGGCTGATGCCGCCGGGGCTTTCGCCGGCATCGGGTGCAAAGGCCGCGACATAGACCAGGCCCTTGACGTTCGGCAGGTCGCCCATCTCGGTGATGACCGCACCGCCATAGGAATGGCCGACCAGGATCACCGGGCCGTGGATCTGCTTGACCATCTTGCGCGTGCGCTCGGCATCATCGGCCAGCGAGGTCAGCGGGTTTTCGACGGCGTGAACGTCTTTGTAGCCACGCTTGTGCAGCTCCTTGATGACGCCGGCCCAATGGGCGGCACCGCCCCAGAAGCCGTGGACAAGAACGATTGCAGGTCTTTGCGGCATGGTCTCCCCTTCCAGATCATGACGTGAATTTGGTGTTTTTGGTCAGGCCCGAACGGGCCTTCAGGCCAGACTGCACGATCTGCAAGGGATCCGCTAGGTATCGGAAAATATTTAATTGGTATCGCTATCTGCCACGAAAAAGGCCGCCCCTCGCGGGGCGGCCTTCTCATCTCTCACGCGGATGCGTCAGATCACTTGATGATCTTCGACACCACGCCGGCGCCGACGGTGCGGCCGCCTTCGCGGATGGCGAAGCGCAGCTTTTCTTCCATCGCGATCGGGGCGATCAGCTCGACCTCGAACTTCAGGTTGTCGCCCGGCATCACCATCTCGGTGCCTTCCGGCAGTTTCACCGTCCCGGTCACGTCGGTCGTGCGGAAGTAGAACTGCGGACGGTAGTTGGCGAAGAACGGCGTGTGACGGCCACCCTCTTCCTTGGTCAGGATGTAGGCTTCGGCTTCGAAGGTGGTGTGCGGGGTCACCGATTTCGGCTTCACCAGCACCTGGCCACGCTCGACGCCGTCACGGTCGATGCCGCGCAGCAGAACGCCGACGTTGTCGCCAGCCTCCCCGCGGTCCAGCAGCTTGCGGAACATTTCCACGCCGGTGCAGGTGGTTTTCTTGGTGTCGCGGATGCCCACGATTTCCAGTTCGTCGCCGACGTTCACCGCGCCACGCTCGATCCGGCCGGTCACAACCGTGCCGCGGCCCGAGATCGAGAACACGTCTTCGATCGGCAGCAGGAACGGCTGGTCCACGGCGCGCTCGGGCGTCGGGATGTATTCGTCGACCGCGGCGATCAGCGCGCGGATCGAGTTCTCGCCGATCTCCGGATCACGGCCTTCCATCGCCGCCAGGGCCGAGCCCTTGATGATCGGAATATCGTCGCCCGGGTAGTCATACGAGCTCAGCAGCTCGCGGACTTCCATCTCGACCAGTTCCAGCAGCTCTTCGTCATCCACCTGGTCGACCTTGTTCAGGTAGACGACCATGTAGGGGATGCCGACCTGGCGGCCGAGCAGGATGTGCTCGCGGGTCTGCGGCATCGGGCCGTCAGCCGCGTTCACCACCAGGATCGCGCCGTCCATCTGCGCCGCACCGGTGATCATGTTCTTCACATAGTCGGCGTGGCCCGGGCAGTCGACATGGGCGTAGTGACGGTTGGGCGACTCGTATTCGACGTGAGCGGTCGAAATGGTGATCCCGCGCGCTTTCTCTTCCGGCGCACCATCGATCTGGTCATAGGCCCGGAACTCGCCGAAATACTTCGTGATCGCAGCCGTCAGCGTCGTCTTGCCGTGGTCAACGTGACCAATGGTCCCGATGTTGACGTGCGGCTTGTTGCGTTCAAACTTTGCCTTTGCCATGTCGGCCTCCTATCGCGGGGCGCAGACGGTCCACACCCCGGTTAAACATCCGCCGCGATGTATAAGCCCCCCGGCGAAAAATCAAGGGCAGGTCGTGCGCTTCGAAACCGGCTTGCCGCCGGGAACTTCTGGCGGTCAAATCGCGTTGCAATTCCGATAGATGCCGCCGGCCTGACGGTCAAGGCGGCCGAATGCAGGAGGAAGTCATGAGTCTGATGAAAACCCTCGCCCGCGTGGCCGCTGGTGTGATGCTGGCCAAGGGCATCGGCACGGTGATGAAGAACGCCCAAGGGGATCGTTCGCGCACGCCGACCCGCACCACCTCCAGCCGCCAGACCGGCGGCGGGATCCTGGGCGATCTTCTGGGCAACAATACCGGCCAGCCGGGCGGACGCAGCAGCGGTTCGGGTGGCTTGGGCGATATTCTGGGCCAGGTTCTGGGTGGCGGCGCTGCCGGCGGGGCCGGGACCGGTCGGCGTTATGGCGGGCCGAACTCGACCGGCGCGCAGGGCGGCCTGGGGGGCATCCTCGACAACCTGACCAACCAGGCCCGCAACAGCCGCAGCGGCAGTTCCGGCGGCGGTCTGGGTGACATCCTCGGCCAGTTGACCGGCGGCAGCAAGACCCGCTCCACCTCGGGCGGCGGCGGTCTCGGCGATATTCTGGGTGCAGTGCTGGGCGGTGCGGCCGGTGCAGGTGCGGCGGATGCGCTGTCGCGCAAGGGATCGCAGCAGACCAATGATGCCAGCTTCGGCGAGCTGTTCAACGATTCGCTGCAGCGCGGGGACGAGCCCGAAGTGGCGCCGACCCCCGAACAGAACGCCGTCGCCGGGCTGATGCTGCGGGCGATGATCCAGGCCGCCAAGTCGGACGGCAAGATCGACGATGCCGAGAAGCAGCGGCTGACCAGCGAGCTGGGTGATCTGGACGACGAGGAACGCCAGTTCATCCGCGAACAAATGGCCGCGCCGATCGATGCGCAGGGTCTGGCCCGCGAGGTCCCCTCGGGGCTGGAAGCGCAGGTCTACCTGATGTCGCTGATGGCGATCGATTTCGACAGCAAGGCCGAGGCGGAATACCTGCACAGCCTCGCGCAGGGCCTGGGCCTGAACCAGCAAGTGGTGAACCAGATCCACGAACAGGTCGGTGTGCAAAACCTCTACGCCTGACGGCGTGGCAATTTGCTGAACTGGACGCCGCGCGGGATAACCGCGCGGCTTTCCGGCGTTATCACCCGGCGCGAAACAGTCCGAAGCTCCTGAAATCCGGTCACATTTTCGCCAGCATGTAGCTTGCAGTTGATCGGTGAAAAACCTCCTGCCAGACTGGTCGGACGGCCGAGAGCCGTCCAACAGGAGGTTTTGATGAAACTGTTCCTCGTTGCCGCGATCGCGGCCTTTCCCGTTCTTGCCCATGCCGATGCCGTCGAGGACGCGCTGGAAGCGCGGCAGGGCTTCATGAAAATGCTGAGCATCAACATGGGCACGCTGGCTGGCATGGCCAAGGGTGACATCGCCTATGACGCCGCCGCCGCCACGCAGGCGTGCACCAATCTCGAGGCGCTGAGCCAATACGGCCTGCCGGCTCTGTTCATCGACGGCACCTCGACCGATGACGGCGTTGAGACCGAGGCGCTGCCGGCGATCTGGGCGAACAGCGAGGATTTCGCCACCAAGTTCGCCGGACTGCAGGAGGCCGCGACCGGGGCCGGCGCGGCTGTCGGCGGCGGTCAGGAGGCCGTCGGGCCGGTGGTGCAGAAGCTGGGTGAAGCCTGCAAGGCCTGCCACGATGACTACCGCAAGGACTGATGCCCCTGCAAAGACTGAGCGGGTCAGAATCTGGGACCCCCTGCTCAGGGGGTTCCACTGGCTTCTGGCGACACTGGTCATCGCGAACTGGCTGCTGGGCAAGCTCGGGCCCAATGACATGTCGCTGCATTTCTATCTCGGCTACACGATCGCGGGGCTGCTGGTCTTTCGGGTGATCTGGGGCTTTGTCGGCCCCGAGCCGGCGCGGTTTTCCAGCTTCCTGCGCGGGCCGGGCGCGATCCGCGATTACCTCGGCCACATGTTCCGCCGCGAGCCGAGCAACTGGCCCGGACATAACCCGCTTGGCGGGCTGTCGGTCATCGCGATGCTGGTGGTGCTGATCTACCAGGTGGTGACCGGTCTGATCTCGGACCCCGAGGATTTCGTCAATGTCGGGCCGCTGGCCGGCGCGGTGGGCAGCGATATCGCCACCGAGGCCCCGGGCTGGCACGAGTTGGGCGCAAACCTGATCCTGATCCTCGTGCTGCTGCACGTGGCGATCATCCTCTTCTACCGCGTCTGGAAGAACGAGGACCTGGTCCGACCGATGATCACCGGCTGGAAATGGGTGCGGCGGCGCTAGGCCGCCCTGCCCTCTTCACACCGGGATCATCGTCCCCTGCAGCATCGCCACATGCTTGCGCGCGCCGCCGGTCTCGGCCCAGACATCGGCGGCGACCACCATGATGCGCCGTCCCGGCCGGATCACCCGGCCCTCGGCCACCAGCCGCTCGCCAATGGCCGGTGACATCAGGTTCAACTTCATCTCGACCGTCATCACCTCGGCCTCGGACGGCATCAGCGTGAGCGCGGCAAAGCCCGCCGCCGAATCACCGATGGAGAATGTCAGCCCGGCATGACCCGCACCCTGCTGCTGCAGGACCGTGGGCAGGATCGGCGCCGTGATGATGATGCGGCCCGGGCCGATTTCGACCATCTCGGCGCCAAGCGTCTGCATCATCGTCTGACGGTCAAAGCTGGCACGCACCTTGGCAGCAATCTCGGGGGCGATCTCGGGGGCAAGCTCAGTCATCAAACAGGTCCGTTCTGGGGGCGGCGATGCCAAGATGGCGCCAGGCGCGCGGGGCAAGCTGGCGGCCGCGGGGGGTGCGGGCGA is a window of Paracoccus zhejiangensis DNA encoding:
- a CDS encoding diacylglycerol/lipid kinase family protein, yielding MADTPFDLSQSRVCVILNLGSGSKDDDSYATTTREALEPACAEFDLRKTAKGSDIVALTRKAVDDGFDVIVAAGGDGTQSAVAGVLADTDVVMGVLPAGTFNYFARDLGVGEELEPALETILDARVETVDIGEIEGLVFLNNVSLGIYPHILKTRESIYRRWGRSRIAAYWSVLVAMRRLRRPMSLTAKVDGEEKHFTTALVFVARSAYQLESFGLDGADAIRDGQFAVLIAKARKPLPLMRSALRLALGFSAQDNDFDLIQTDELTIETPKKRRQLVAHDGEKSAMASPLYLKVRHEALKVLLPADGTNKTAEAEA
- a CDS encoding PaaI family thioesterase yields the protein MTELAPEIAPEIAAKVRASFDRQTMMQTLGAEMVEIGPGRIIITAPILPTVLQQQGAGHAGLTFSIGDSAAGFAALTLMPSEAEVMTVEMKLNLMSPAIGERLVAEGRVIRPGRRIMVVAADVWAETGGARKHVAMLQGTMIPV
- a CDS encoding tellurite resistance TerB family protein codes for the protein MSLMKTLARVAAGVMLAKGIGTVMKNAQGDRSRTPTRTTSSRQTGGGILGDLLGNNTGQPGGRSSGSGGLGDILGQVLGGGAAGGAGTGRRYGGPNSTGAQGGLGGILDNLTNQARNSRSGSSGGGLGDILGQLTGGSKTRSTSGGGGLGDILGAVLGGAAGAGAADALSRKGSQQTNDASFGELFNDSLQRGDEPEVAPTPEQNAVAGLMLRAMIQAAKSDGKIDDAEKQRLTSELGDLDDEERQFIREQMAAPIDAQGLAREVPSGLEAQVYLMSLMAIDFDSKAEAEYLHSLAQGLGLNQQVVNQIHEQVGVQNLYA
- a CDS encoding c-type cytochrome, producing the protein MKLFLVAAIAAFPVLAHADAVEDALEARQGFMKMLSINMGTLAGMAKGDIAYDAAAATQACTNLEALSQYGLPALFIDGTSTDDGVETEALPAIWANSEDFATKFAGLQEAATGAGAAVGGGQEAVGPVVQKLGEACKACHDDYRKD
- a CDS encoding alpha/beta hydrolase; this encodes MPQRPAIVLVHGFWGGAAHWAGVIKELHKRGYKDVHAVENPLTSLADDAERTRKMVKQIHGPVILVGHSYGGAVITEMGDLPNVKGLVYVAAFAPDAGESPGGISQAHPPQAFPNLAPDSDGYLWIKQDKFHESFCQDLPEADALVMAVTQKAPLASTFGDNVTAPAWKAKPCWYQLSTHDHRSTRTTRR
- a CDS encoding metallophosphoesterase family protein, whose translation is MTRIAHLSDLHFGFHREDLVEPLLERVNGSGADLVVVTGDLTHRGRPGQFRQAAEFLARLTAPHMAVPGNHDVPLYNIPVRFLRPYADYDEAISPDRAPTGAAGWARVHGINSVDPFAWQRGVVHEDDIGRVLGSLDALAVNIVALHHPLQQLPQVDKELARRAPEALARFEAGGVRIALTGHLHLWAVGSLLGLGHPHLLQVQAGTALCARLDDRQNEFAVLEIEGDDLRIERHVAPMDEAGFRAPELLDFTRGEGGWIELETDRGITP
- a CDS encoding cytochrome b/b6 domain-containing protein; its protein translation is MTTARTDAPAKTERVRIWDPLLRGFHWLLATLVIANWLLGKLGPNDMSLHFYLGYTIAGLLVFRVIWGFVGPEPARFSSFLRGPGAIRDYLGHMFRREPSNWPGHNPLGGLSVIAMLVVLIYQVVTGLISDPEDFVNVGPLAGAVGSDIATEAPGWHELGANLILILVLLHVAIILFYRVWKNEDLVRPMITGWKWVRRR
- the tuf gene encoding elongation factor Tu, which encodes MAKAKFERNKPHVNIGTIGHVDHGKTTLTAAITKYFGEFRAYDQIDGAPEEKARGITISTAHVEYESPNRHYAHVDCPGHADYVKNMITGAAQMDGAILVVNAADGPMPQTREHILLGRQVGIPYMVVYLNKVDQVDDEELLELVEMEVRELLSSYDYPGDDIPIIKGSALAAMEGRDPEIGENSIRALIAAVDEYIPTPERAVDQPFLLPIEDVFSISGRGTVVTGRIERGAVNVGDELEIVGIRDTKKTTCTGVEMFRKLLDRGEAGDNVGVLLRGIDRDGVERGQVLVKPKSVTPHTTFEAEAYILTKEEGGRHTPFFANYRPQFYFRTTDVTGTVKLPEGTEMVMPGDNLKFEVELIAPIAMEEKLRFAIREGGRTVGAGVVSKIIK